Proteins from one Caulobacter sp. 73W genomic window:
- a CDS encoding DsbA family protein, with amino-acid sequence MRRTVFAAVLTSALALGVSACGEPKADKAFGEKVRAYLLEHPEILIEMSQKLEQNQQAAANEKVKGALAQHRQALERDPRDFVANPDGKVTVVEFFDYRCSFCKVATPAVVQLIKENPDVRFVFKEFVIFGAASETAARAALGAKAQGKYLDAHGRFMAEKSLDAAGVDRLLKEAGINVEKAKLDGQNAAVTQQLKDIHDLAVALGVDGTPAFFVGDTVVRGADIEGLKKAIAEAKTKAG; translated from the coding sequence TTGCGCCGCACCGTGTTCGCCGCCGTCCTCACCTCCGCCCTCGCGCTGGGCGTCTCCGCCTGCGGCGAGCCCAAGGCCGACAAGGCCTTTGGCGAGAAGGTCCGCGCCTACCTGCTGGAGCATCCCGAGATCCTCATCGAGATGAGCCAGAAGCTGGAGCAGAACCAGCAGGCCGCCGCCAACGAGAAGGTGAAGGGCGCCCTGGCCCAGCATCGCCAGGCGCTCGAGCGTGATCCTCGCGACTTCGTGGCCAATCCGGACGGCAAGGTCACGGTCGTCGAATTCTTCGACTACCGCTGCAGCTTCTGCAAGGTGGCGACGCCGGCCGTGGTTCAGCTGATCAAGGAAAACCCGGACGTCCGCTTCGTCTTCAAGGAGTTCGTGATCTTCGGCGCCGCGTCCGAGACCGCCGCCCGCGCGGCGCTCGGCGCCAAGGCCCAGGGCAAGTACCTGGACGCCCACGGCCGCTTCATGGCCGAGAAATCCCTGGACGCCGCCGGCGTCGATCGCCTGCTGAAGGAAGCCGGCATCAATGTGGAGAAGGCCAAGCTGGACGGCCAGAACGCCGCCGTCACCCAGCAACTCAAGGACATCCACGACCTGGCCGTCGCCCTCGGCGTGGATGGCACCCCGGCCTTCTTCGTCGGCGACACGGTCGTGCGCGGCGCCGATATCGAGGGCCTGAAGAAGGCGATCGCCGAGGCCAAGACCAAGGCCGGCTGA
- a CDS encoding nuclear transport factor 2 family protein encodes MFKTILAVALAAPTLALAAPPQQVAPETVKAIEAVAYDYVDGQLEGDPARVARALHPDLAKRMVKTADRDETLALRRMTKDELVSLTADGALKTPKDKWDRQVRVVEVDANIAMARVETPWFIDYFHLGRFGDRWVIVNALWHMKPRQAAPAN; translated from the coding sequence ATGTTCAAGACCATCCTCGCCGTCGCCCTCGCGGCGCCGACGCTCGCCCTCGCCGCCCCGCCGCAGCAGGTCGCCCCTGAAACCGTCAAGGCGATCGAGGCCGTGGCCTACGACTATGTCGACGGCCAGCTGGAGGGTGATCCGGCCCGCGTCGCCCGCGCCCTGCATCCGGATCTGGCCAAGCGCATGGTCAAGACCGCCGACCGGGACGAGACCCTGGCCCTGCGCCGGATGACCAAGGACGAGCTGGTCTCCCTCACCGCCGACGGCGCGCTCAAGACGCCGAAGGACAAGTGGGACCGTCAGGTGCGCGTGGTCGAGGTCGACGCCAACATCGCCATGGCCCGCGTCGAGACGCCGTGGTTCATCGACTACTTCCACCTCGGCCGCTTCGGCGACCGCTGGGTCATCGTCAACGCCTTATGGCACATGAAGCCGCGCCAGGCGGCTCCCGCCAACTAG
- a CDS encoding penicillin acylase family protein yields MRFTTATAMAAVFAAIAGQACAEISSAVRQETASVAGLSQPAELIVDRWGIPHIYAANTRDAFFLQGWNAARDRLWQIDLWRKRGLGRLSASFGPSYVEQDRAARLFLYRGDMAAEWAAYGPDAKTAVEAFAAGINAYVAEVRAGTKPMPLEFGLTASQPETWTAEDVLRIRSHALVSNAVQELARARTLCAGGDKAERLRRRLEPAHELIRPEGLSPCDVPADVLKDYLLGTAMVSFDPMKTKVAAAPLDFAETADRITAEGSNNWVIAGSRTASGRPILANDPHRAVGAPSLRYIAHVEAPGLSMIGSGEPSAPGISFGHNGKAAFGLTIFAIDQEDLYAYQTDGDRYRYKGGWEAMKVVRETIEVKGQAPREVELRFTRHGPLLHADAAKNRAFALRTVWNEPGMSGYFASSWLWGAKGWSDFEKASHHWGAPSLNLIYADTGGTTGWAASGLTPVRSNWDGLLPVPGDGRYEWGGFQPAGALPWVKNPKAGFFATANEMNIPADYPNEERRLAFEYGDRSRIDRITEVLSAKSKSTLADSMALQGDSISVNSRRLTALLAGISSPDARTQKAIDLMRGWNADMAVDSVPAAIAEVWAVKHMAPALIEALAPEARTAMGIPTQHAILSTLEEMPAAERAPILLKSLAPALEELTARLGSDMNSWRWGRLHLARFEPAAAVLADKQTAEQMSVGPLAVPGSGSTPHAAGYRFSDFRLTAGATVRLVIDVGGWDNSMAINSPGQSGDPFNPHYRDLFPLWAAGEYVPLRYTRKAVEADAETVIRLTPAK; encoded by the coding sequence ATGCGCTTCACCACAGCGACGGCCATGGCCGCCGTCTTCGCCGCTATCGCGGGTCAGGCCTGCGCCGAGATTTCCAGCGCCGTCCGTCAGGAAACCGCCAGCGTCGCGGGTCTTTCCCAGCCGGCGGAACTGATCGTCGATCGCTGGGGCATCCCCCATATCTACGCCGCCAACACCCGCGACGCCTTCTTCCTGCAAGGTTGGAACGCCGCCCGCGACCGGCTCTGGCAGATCGACCTGTGGCGCAAGCGCGGCCTGGGCCGCCTGTCCGCCAGCTTCGGCCCGTCCTATGTCGAACAGGACCGCGCCGCCCGCCTCTTCCTCTATCGCGGCGACATGGCCGCCGAATGGGCCGCCTACGGCCCCGACGCCAAGACGGCGGTCGAGGCCTTCGCCGCCGGCATCAACGCCTATGTCGCCGAGGTCCGCGCGGGGACGAAACCCATGCCGCTGGAGTTCGGCCTCACCGCCAGCCAGCCAGAGACCTGGACCGCCGAGGATGTCCTGCGCATCCGCAGCCACGCCCTGGTCTCCAACGCCGTGCAGGAACTGGCCCGCGCCCGCACCCTTTGCGCCGGCGGGGACAAGGCCGAGCGGCTGCGCCGCCGCCTGGAGCCGGCGCACGAGCTGATCCGCCCCGAGGGCCTGAGTCCCTGCGACGTCCCGGCCGACGTGCTGAAGGACTACCTGCTGGGCACGGCCATGGTCAGCTTCGATCCCATGAAGACCAAGGTCGCCGCCGCGCCCCTGGACTTTGCCGAAACCGCCGACCGCATCACCGCCGAGGGCTCCAACAACTGGGTCATCGCCGGCTCGCGCACCGCCAGCGGCCGTCCCATACTGGCCAACGACCCGCACCGCGCGGTCGGCGCGCCCTCCCTGCGCTACATCGCCCATGTGGAGGCGCCGGGCCTGTCGATGATCGGCTCGGGCGAACCGTCGGCTCCCGGCATCTCCTTCGGCCACAACGGCAAGGCCGCCTTCGGCCTGACCATCTTCGCCATCGACCAGGAAGACCTCTACGCCTACCAAACGGACGGCGACCGCTATCGCTACAAGGGCGGCTGGGAAGCGATGAAGGTGGTCCGCGAGACCATCGAGGTGAAGGGCCAGGCCCCGCGCGAGGTCGAGCTGCGCTTCACCCGCCACGGCCCCTTGTTGCACGCCGACGCCGCCAAGAACCGCGCCTTCGCCCTGCGCACCGTGTGGAACGAGCCGGGCATGTCCGGCTACTTCGCCTCGTCCTGGCTGTGGGGAGCCAAGGGCTGGAGCGATTTCGAAAAGGCCAGCCATCACTGGGGCGCGCCGTCCCTGAACCTGATCTACGCCGACACCGGCGGCACGACCGGCTGGGCCGCCTCGGGTCTGACGCCTGTTCGCAGCAACTGGGACGGTCTGCTGCCCGTGCCGGGCGACGGGCGCTATGAATGGGGCGGCTTCCAGCCGGCCGGCGCCCTGCCTTGGGTCAAGAACCCCAAGGCCGGCTTCTTCGCCACCGCCAACGAGATGAACATCCCGGCCGACTATCCGAACGAGGAGCGCCGCCTCGCCTTCGAATATGGCGACCGATCACGCATCGACCGCATCACCGAGGTGCTGTCCGCCAAGAGCAAAAGCACCCTGGCCGACTCTATGGCCCTGCAGGGCGACAGCATCAGCGTGAATTCCCGCCGCCTGACGGCGCTGCTGGCCGGCATCTCCTCGCCCGACGCCCGCACCCAGAAGGCCATCGACCTGATGCGCGGCTGGAACGCCGACATGGCGGTAGACAGCGTCCCCGCCGCCATCGCCGAGGTCTGGGCGGTCAAGCACATGGCCCCCGCCCTGATCGAGGCCCTTGCGCCAGAGGCCAGGACGGCCATGGGCATCCCCACCCAACACGCGATCCTGTCCACCCTGGAGGAAATGCCCGCCGCCGAGCGCGCGCCGATCCTGCTGAAAAGCCTGGCGCCGGCCCTGGAGGAGCTGACCGCGCGCTTGGGCTCCGACATGAACAGCTGGCGCTGGGGCCGCCTGCATCTCGCCCGCTTCGAGCCCGCCGCCGCCGTGCTGGCCGACAAGCAGACCGCCGAACAGATGAGCGTCGGCCCGCTGGCGGTCCCCGGCTCAGGCTCCACCCCGCACGCCGCCGGCTATCGCTTCAGTGATTTCCGCCTGACCGCCGGAGCCACGGTGCGGCTGGTGATCGACGTGGGCGGCTGGGACAATTCCATGGCGATCAACTCGCCCGGCCAGTCCGGCGACCCGTTCAATCCGCACTACCGCGACCTGTTCCCCCTGTGGGCGGCCGGCGAATACGTCCCCCTGCGCTACACCCGCAAGGCGGTCGAGGCGGACGCTGAGACGGTGATCAGGCTGACGCCGGCGAAGTAG
- a CDS encoding thiazole synthase, whose product MNAHTSAAQADTWTVAGRTFNSRLIVGTGKYKDYATNAAAARAAGAEIVTVAVRRVNLTDPNQPMLVDYVKPDEFTYLPNTAGCFTGEDAVRTLRLAREAGGWDLVKLEVLSNTPHLLPDMEETLRALKLLIGDGFQVMVYCSDDPVYAKKLEDAGAAAIMPAAAPIGSGRGIQNVLNLGLIIEQSTVPVLVDAGVGTASDAVVAMELGCDAVLMNTAIAEAKDPIRMANAMKHGVIAGRDAYLAGRMGKRMYADPSSPLSGLI is encoded by the coding sequence ATGAACGCTCACACCTCCGCCGCCCAAGCCGACACCTGGACCGTCGCCGGTCGCACCTTCAACTCGCGCCTGATCGTGGGGACGGGGAAGTACAAGGACTACGCCACCAACGCCGCCGCCGCGCGCGCGGCCGGGGCGGAGATCGTCACCGTGGCGGTGCGCCGGGTGAACCTGACTGATCCGAACCAGCCGATGCTGGTCGACTATGTGAAGCCGGACGAGTTCACCTACCTGCCGAACACGGCGGGCTGCTTCACCGGCGAGGACGCGGTGCGGACCCTGCGCCTGGCGCGGGAGGCTGGCGGCTGGGATCTGGTGAAGCTGGAGGTGCTGTCGAACACGCCGCACCTGCTGCCCGACATGGAGGAGACCCTGCGGGCGCTGAAGCTGCTGATCGGCGACGGCTTCCAGGTGATGGTCTACTGCTCGGACGATCCGGTCTACGCCAAGAAGCTGGAGGACGCGGGCGCGGCGGCGATCATGCCGGCGGCGGCGCCGATCGGTTCCGGCCGAGGCATCCAGAACGTCCTGAACCTGGGCCTGATCATCGAGCAGAGCACGGTGCCGGTCCTGGTGGACGCCGGCGTCGGCACGGCGTCGGACGCCGTGGTGGCCATGGAGCTGGGTTGCGACGCAGTGCTGATGAACACCGCCATCGCCGAGGCCAAGGACCCGATCCGCATGGCCAACGCCATGAAGCACGGCGTGATCGCTGGCCGTGACGCCTATCTGGCGGGCCGGATGGGCAAGCGCATGTACGCCGACCCATCCTCGCCGCTGTCTGGCCTGATCTAG